The genomic segment GTTTCTATTTTGTAATAAACTTTAAGACCGTTGTTTGTTAGTTAACCACCGGTTTCACTTGTGAAAAATCAAATTCTGTTGGAGTACTTCTTCCAAAGAAGCTTAGCAAAACTTTAACTTTCATTTTCTCAGTATTAACTTCCTGTACTGTTCCTGTCAGTGTTGCAAATGGACCATCGGTTACTTTAACCGATCCGCCGATTTCAAAAGGCGACTTTATTGAAGAACGCTTATCAGCATCTTGGTCAGGCTCCATAATTCGCTTTACTTCATCAGGGCGCAGTGCTTGGGGCTCATCCTTCACACCTAAAAACCCTACAACAGAAGGAGTTTCGAGAATAACACTCTTAGTTTGCTTATCTAAAAGAGCTTCTACTAAAATGTATCCCGGAAAAGCATTTTTTGTACGACTGGTTTTTTTTCCGTCTTTTACCTCTACAAACTTTTCATATGGGATATAAACTTGCGCGATTTTTTCAGCGATTCCGTGCTTTTCGATTTCACGGTCGATATGTTCCTTTACCTTTCTTTCGTGCCCAGAATACGTGCGCACCGTGTACCAGCGGCGCTTAGATGCAAGCCCACCTCCTGCCAATGCAGCAGACTGAAGTGCCAC from the Chloroherpetonaceae bacterium genome contains:
- the nusG gene encoding transcription termination/antitermination protein NusG, which gives rise to MINEELSTTGGEEDQIPSENPVEEAKPLDSSVALQSAALAGGGLASKRRWYTVRTYSGHERKVKEHIDREIEKHGIAEKIAQVYIPYEKFVEVKDGKKTSRTKNAFPGYILVEALLDKQTKSVILETPSVVGFLGVKDEPQALRPDEVKRIMEPDQDADKRSSIKSPFEIGGSVKVTDGPFATLTGTVQEVNTEKMKVKVLLSFFGRSTPTEFDFSQVKPVVN